Proteins from a genomic interval of Acomys russatus chromosome 19, mAcoRus1.1, whole genome shotgun sequence:
- the LOC127204007 gene encoding uncharacterized protein C11orf98 homolog translates to MAPPGGKINRPRTELKKKLFKRRRVLSRDRRRKRQVVGAVIDEGLITRHHLKKRASSARANITLSGKKRRKLLQQIRLAQKEKAAMEVEVPKSTRPSEPQPKRRQKKITTPQDVDMEDLGD, encoded by the coding sequence ATGGCACCTCCTGGAGGAAAGATCAATCGTCCGCGGACGGAACTGAAGAAGAAGTTGTTCAAGCGCCGGAGGGTGCTGAGCAGGGATCGGCGACGGAAGCGCCAGGTGGTCGGGGCCGTGATAGACGAAGGGCTGATTACCAGGCACCACCTCAAGAAGCGGGCGTCCAGTGCACGTGCCAACATCACACTGTCTGGGAAGAAGCGcaggaaactcctacagcagATCCGCCTGgcccagaaagaaaaggcagccaTGGAAGTGGAAGTCCCCAAGTCAACCAGGCCTAGTGAGCCACAGCCCAAGCGACGACAAAAGAAGATAACAACTCCCCAGGATGTAGATATGGAGGATCTTGGAGATTGA